A window of the Gemmatimonadales bacterium genome harbors these coding sequences:
- a CDS encoding cell division protein ZapA: protein MKKHAVRVTIVDEEYTVRSELDPEYTREVASHVDAAIRRVLASGTIVESHKAAILAALAITDELLQSRRQQEELSQRLKQLSGELARLLPPQKRQSVTG from the coding sequence GTGAAGAAGCACGCGGTGCGCGTGACGATCGTGGACGAGGAGTACACCGTGCGCTCCGAGCTGGACCCGGAGTACACGCGCGAGGTGGCGTCGCACGTGGACGCGGCGATCCGGCGGGTGCTGGCGTCGGGGACCATCGTCGAGAGCCACAAGGCGGCGATCCTCGCGGCGCTCGCGATCACCGACGAGCTGCTCCAGTCCCGCCGCCAGCAGGAGGAGCTGTCGCAGCGCCTGAAGCAGCTCTCCGGCGAGCTGGCCCGCCTGCTCCCGCCCCAGAAGCGGCAGAGCGTGACCGGGTGA
- a CDS encoding polyprenyl synthetase family protein → MTDSSVAPPDGSRPGTSATAEGRVAIDAFLARAREATDRALERALDEILPAVPGGLAEAVRYAVLGSGKRFRPALVLAAYEAAGGGSAAIADLAAAVEIVHAYSLVHDDLPCMDNDDLRRGRPTLHRAFDVRRATEAGFAMVPVAAAALARGARLMGLAAGARREVELLLFRAAGAGGMIGGQVLDLVAPGRAPSREAMTDIDVRKTGALIAASVEIGAVAAGAPPGTRAAYRAYGEEVGLAFQIADDVLDVTATSEQLGKTPGKDAKLGKPTFPMLLGVAGAEQEAGRLAERAVAHLEAARVSSPLLAALARFVVARRS, encoded by the coding sequence ATGACTGATTCTTCCGTCGCGCCGCCCGACGGATCCCGCCCTGGCACGAGTGCCACCGCTGAGGGGCGCGTCGCGATCGACGCCTTCCTCGCCCGCGCGCGCGAGGCCACCGACCGCGCGCTGGAGCGGGCCCTGGACGAGATCCTCCCGGCGGTGCCCGGCGGCCTCGCCGAGGCGGTGCGGTACGCCGTCCTGGGCTCCGGCAAGCGGTTCCGTCCGGCGCTGGTGCTGGCGGCCTACGAGGCCGCGGGGGGCGGCAGCGCCGCCATCGCCGATCTCGCGGCGGCCGTCGAGATCGTCCACGCCTATTCGCTGGTCCACGACGATCTCCCCTGCATGGACAACGACGACCTGAGGCGGGGGCGCCCGACGCTGCACCGCGCCTTCGACGTGCGCCGCGCGACCGAGGCCGGCTTCGCGATGGTCCCGGTGGCCGCCGCCGCCCTGGCGCGCGGGGCCCGGCTGATGGGCCTGGCCGCCGGGGCGCGGCGCGAGGTGGAGCTGCTGCTGTTCCGGGCGGCCGGGGCCGGGGGGATGATCGGCGGCCAGGTCCTGGACCTGGTCGCGCCGGGGCGCGCGCCCTCGCGGGAGGCCATGACCGACATTGACGTGCGCAAGACCGGCGCGCTCATCGCCGCGTCGGTCGAGATCGGGGCCGTGGCGGCCGGCGCCCCGCCGGGAACCCGCGCGGCGTACCGGGCCTACGGCGAGGAAGTGGGGCTCGCCTTCCAGATCGCCGACGACGTCCTCGATGTCACCGCGACGTCCGAGCAGCTCGGCAAGACGCCCGGCAAGGACGCCAAGCTCGGCAAGCCGACCTTCCCGATGCTGCTCGGCGTGGCCGGGGCGGAGCAGGAGGCCGGCCGGCTCGCCGAGCGCGCCGTGGCCCATCTGGAGGCCGCGCGAGTATCTTCACCGCTCCTCGCGGCGCTGGCCCGCTTCGTGGTCGCGCGCCGCTCCTGA
- the dxs gene encoding 1-deoxy-D-xylulose-5-phosphate synthase: MGLLEGISGIDDVKRLPRERLPELCDEIRQRLIDVVSTTGGHIGAGLGVVELATAVAYVFDSPRDKIVWDVGHQAYPWKLLTGRNARFPTLRQAGGLSGFLRRDESPHDQFGAGHAGTAMSAAYGMAVARDLKGERHDVVAIVGDGAMTCGLSYEGMNNAGHSGRDIIVILNDNGMSIAPNVGAMSRYLSNVATNPLYNRVREELKRLTHRVDAMVGHGVQDFARRVEESLKNLVLPGVLFQEMGLRYFGPVNGHDVRGLVEALEKIRQLKGPRLLHVLTQKGKGFPQEAPDLEKFHARAPYDPATGELKAAGGGPPLWTRVFGDAITQLAAEHPELVAITAAMPSGTGTNAFQKKWPDRFFDVGIAEGHATTFAAGLATRGIRPVVAIYSTFLQRAYDNIIHDVAIQGLPVIFCLDRAGMVGDDGQTHMGLYDIAYLLAVPGMTVTAPRDGAEMIGLLRCALARTEGPFSIRYPRDKAPAEPPPAAEVAAVPYGTWELLRRGKNGVAVLAVGAMCVPALEAAEKLAPEGLDVTVVNCRFLKPVDRAMLDALLRDHRLLLTVEDGVVTNGFGAYLARLVQEEAPEVRVVAHGAPDRTYEHAPRAKQLESVGLTADGIAARVRALHAEEAALPS; encoded by the coding sequence ATGGGACTGCTCGAAGGCATCTCCGGCATCGACGACGTCAAGCGGTTGCCGCGCGAGCGGCTGCCGGAGCTGTGCGACGAGATCCGCCAGCGCCTGATCGACGTGGTCTCGACCACCGGCGGCCACATCGGCGCCGGCCTCGGCGTCGTGGAGCTGGCCACCGCCGTCGCCTACGTGTTCGACTCGCCGCGCGACAAGATCGTGTGGGACGTGGGGCACCAGGCCTATCCGTGGAAGCTCCTCACCGGCCGCAACGCCCGGTTCCCGACCCTCCGCCAGGCCGGCGGCCTGTCCGGGTTCCTGCGCCGCGACGAGAGCCCGCACGACCAGTTCGGGGCGGGCCACGCCGGCACCGCGATGTCGGCCGCCTACGGCATGGCGGTCGCGCGCGACCTCAAGGGTGAGCGCCACGACGTGGTCGCCATCGTCGGCGACGGCGCGATGACCTGCGGCCTGTCCTACGAGGGGATGAACAACGCCGGGCACTCCGGGCGCGACATCATCGTCATCCTCAACGACAACGGGATGTCCATCGCCCCGAACGTCGGCGCGATGAGCCGCTACCTCTCCAACGTGGCCACCAACCCCCTGTACAACCGGGTGCGCGAGGAGCTGAAGCGCCTGACGCACCGGGTGGATGCAATGGTCGGCCACGGCGTGCAGGATTTCGCGCGGCGCGTGGAGGAGAGCCTCAAGAACTTGGTGCTGCCGGGCGTGCTCTTCCAGGAGATGGGGCTGCGCTACTTCGGGCCGGTGAACGGCCACGACGTGCGCGGGCTGGTCGAGGCGCTCGAGAAGATCCGCCAGCTCAAGGGGCCGCGGTTGCTGCACGTGCTGACGCAGAAGGGCAAGGGGTTCCCGCAGGAGGCGCCCGACCTGGAGAAGTTTCACGCGCGGGCGCCGTACGATCCGGCCACGGGCGAGCTGAAGGCCGCCGGCGGAGGGCCGCCGCTGTGGACGCGGGTGTTCGGCGACGCCATCACCCAGCTGGCGGCCGAGCATCCCGAGCTGGTGGCGATCACGGCCGCCATGCCGTCGGGGACGGGGACCAACGCGTTCCAGAAGAAGTGGCCCGACCGGTTCTTCGACGTCGGGATCGCGGAGGGGCACGCGACGACCTTCGCGGCGGGACTCGCGACCCGGGGCATCCGGCCGGTGGTGGCCATCTACTCGACGTTCCTGCAGCGCGCGTACGACAACATCATCCACGACGTCGCGATCCAGGGACTGCCGGTGATCTTCTGCCTCGACCGCGCCGGCATGGTCGGCGACGACGGGCAGACGCACATGGGGCTGTACGACATCGCGTACCTGCTGGCCGTGCCGGGCATGACGGTCACGGCACCGAGGGACGGCGCGGAGATGATCGGGCTGCTGCGCTGCGCGCTGGCGCGGACCGAAGGGCCGTTCAGCATCCGCTACCCGCGCGACAAGGCCCCGGCGGAGCCGCCGCCCGCGGCGGAGGTGGCGGCGGTGCCGTACGGGACCTGGGAGCTGCTGCGGCGCGGGAAGAACGGGGTCGCCGTGCTGGCGGTCGGGGCGATGTGCGTTCCCGCGCTGGAGGCGGCGGAGAAGCTCGCGCCCGAGGGGCTGGACGTCACCGTGGTGAACTGCCGCTTCCTCAAGCCGGTGGACCGCGCGATGCTCGACGCGCTGCTGAGGGACCACCGCCTGCTCCTGACCGTGGAGGACGGGGTGGTGACGAACGGGTTCGGCGCCTACCTCGCCCGGCTGGTGCAGGAGGAGGCCCCGGAGGTGCGCGTGGTGGCGCACGGCGCGCCGGACCGGACCTACGAGCACGCGCCGCGCGCCAAGCAGCTGGAGTCGGTCGGCCTCACGGCCGACGGGATCGCGGCGCGGGTGCGCGCGCTGCACGCCGAGGAGGCCGCGCTGCCGTCATGA
- the xseB gene encoding exodeoxyribonuclease VII small subunit: MTAQRRPSLEEDLGRLDVIVRALETEDVDLDRALALFEEGVERLRAARERLGEAELRLRQLREAADGGVKLDALDRAGRQQTDD, encoded by the coding sequence GTGACTGCGCAGCGCCGCCCGTCGCTGGAGGAGGACCTCGGCCGCCTCGACGTGATCGTGCGCGCGCTGGAGACCGAGGACGTGGACCTCGACCGGGCCCTGGCGCTGTTCGAGGAGGGCGTCGAGCGGCTGCGCGCGGCGCGCGAGCGGCTGGGCGAGGCCGAGCTGCGGCTGCGCCAGCTCCGGGAGGCCGCCGACGGAGGGGTGAAGCTTGACGCGCTCGACCGCGCCGGACGTCAGCAGACGGATGACTGA
- the xseA gene encoding exodeoxyribonuclease VII large subunit, protein MTLSLPLETAPRERPSTVTEVVEAARLVVEHALGPLWVEGEISNFKTYPSGHWYFSLKDPSTQLRCVMWRSDARRVPAVPQDGLKVYARGELTVSPKRGELQLTVRQLLATTEGGFYAIALERARVALEKDGLLAPERKRPLPPFPRSIGVVTSPEGAVWHDIVAVIGRRWPAVELVLIGARVQGEGAATDLMRALALADRVPSLDLVIVARGGGSKEDLWAFNDERVARAVAASRVPTIAAVGHETDVTLTDLVADVRAATPSAAAEKAVPDRADLARRLAAVSAGLGAAVARRLELADERVRHASTRLGGAVDRRLAATRERLRRHAARMGTAAEARLAERRAVLSRVAASLDALSPLRVLERGYAVARDAGGRVLRRVADFAPGAAFRLRVSDGEVPSRVEPRP, encoded by the coding sequence GTGACGCTCTCCTTGCCGCTCGAGACCGCGCCGCGCGAGCGGCCGTCCACCGTCACCGAGGTGGTCGAGGCGGCGCGCCTGGTGGTCGAGCACGCCCTCGGGCCGCTGTGGGTGGAGGGCGAGATCTCCAACTTCAAGACCTATCCCTCCGGCCACTGGTACTTCTCGCTCAAGGACCCCTCGACCCAGCTCCGCTGCGTGATGTGGCGCTCCGACGCCCGGCGAGTCCCCGCCGTGCCGCAGGACGGACTCAAGGTGTACGCGCGCGGCGAGCTGACGGTGAGCCCCAAGCGCGGCGAGCTGCAGCTCACGGTGCGGCAGCTGCTGGCGACGACCGAGGGCGGCTTCTACGCCATCGCGCTGGAGCGCGCCCGCGTCGCCCTCGAGAAGGACGGCCTGCTGGCGCCGGAGCGGAAGCGCCCGCTGCCGCCCTTCCCGCGGAGCATCGGCGTCGTCACCAGCCCCGAGGGCGCGGTGTGGCACGACATCGTGGCCGTGATCGGCCGCCGCTGGCCGGCCGTCGAGCTGGTGCTGATCGGCGCGCGGGTGCAGGGCGAGGGCGCGGCCACCGACCTGATGCGCGCGCTCGCCCTGGCCGACCGCGTTCCGAGCCTCGACCTGGTGATCGTCGCGCGGGGCGGCGGCTCCAAGGAAGACCTCTGGGCCTTCAACGACGAGCGGGTGGCCCGCGCAGTCGCCGCCTCGCGCGTGCCCACCATCGCTGCGGTCGGGCACGAGACCGACGTGACGCTGACCGACCTGGTGGCCGACGTGCGGGCCGCGACGCCCTCGGCGGCGGCGGAGAAGGCGGTGCCCGACCGCGCCGACCTCGCCCGCCGGCTCGCGGCGGTGAGTGCCGGCCTGGGCGCGGCGGTGGCCCGGCGGCTCGAGCTGGCCGACGAGCGCGTGCGGCACGCCTCGACCCGCCTCGGCGGCGCCGTGGACCGGCGGCTGGCGGCGACCCGCGAGCGGCTGCGGCGCCACGCGGCGCGGATGGGCACCGCCGCCGAGGCGCGGCTCGCGGAGCGGCGGGCCGTGCTGTCGCGGGTGGCGGCCTCGCTCGACGCGCTCTCCCCGCTCAGGGTCCTCGAGCGCGGCTACGCCGTTGCGCGCGACGCGGGCGGCCGCGTCCTGAGGCGGGTGGCCGACTTCGCGCCCGGCGCCGCGTTCCGGCTGCGGGTCAGCGACGGCGAGGTGCCCTCCCGCGTGGAGCCGCGACCGTGA
- a CDS encoding tetrahydrofolate dehydrogenase/cyclohydrolase catalytic domain-containing protein: MTARIIDGTAIGKQIRAELKAEVEALKAKGVVPGLTVVLVGEDPASQVYVRMKGKAADELGMRSDTIRLPADAAEAELLSLLDGLNANRAVHGILVQLPLPGHMDSSKVLLRMKPEKDVDGFHPVNVGKLVIGDRTGFRPCTPAGVQELLIRSGADPGGKHVVVVGRSLIVGRPVANILMQKAPGANATVTVAHTGTRDLASITRQGEILVVAAGRPEVIRGAMIRPGAVVIDVGVNRVDDPAAEKGYRLVGDVNFAEAVEVASQITPVPGGVGPLTIALLMRNTVQAARQAA, from the coding sequence GTGACCGCCCGCATCATCGACGGCACCGCCATCGGCAAGCAGATTCGCGCCGAATTGAAGGCCGAGGTCGAAGCCCTCAAGGCCAAGGGCGTCGTTCCCGGCCTCACGGTCGTGCTCGTGGGCGAGGATCCGGCGAGCCAGGTCTACGTGCGGATGAAGGGCAAGGCCGCCGACGAGCTGGGCATGAGGTCGGACACGATCCGCCTGCCGGCCGACGCCGCGGAGGCGGAGCTGCTGTCCCTGCTGGACGGGCTCAACGCCAATCGCGCCGTGCACGGCATCCTGGTCCAGCTGCCGCTCCCCGGGCACATGGACTCGAGCAAGGTCCTGCTCCGGATGAAGCCGGAGAAGGACGTGGACGGCTTCCACCCGGTCAACGTCGGCAAGCTGGTGATCGGCGACCGCACCGGGTTCCGGCCCTGCACGCCGGCCGGGGTCCAGGAGCTGCTGATCCGCAGCGGCGCCGATCCCGGCGGCAAACACGTCGTCGTGGTCGGGCGCTCGCTGATCGTGGGCCGCCCGGTGGCCAACATCCTCATGCAGAAGGCGCCGGGCGCCAACGCCACGGTCACCGTGGCGCACACCGGCACGCGCGACCTGGCGAGCATCACCCGCCAGGGCGAGATCCTCGTGGTCGCGGCCGGCCGGCCCGAGGTCATCCGCGGCGCCATGATCCGGCCCGGCGCCGTGGTCATCGACGTGGGCGTGAACCGGGTGGACGATCCCGCGGCCGAGAAGGGCTACCGCCTCGTGGGCGACGTCAACTTCGCGGAGGCCGTCGAGGTCGCCAGCCAGATCACGCCCGTGCCGGGCGGCGTCGGCCCGCTCACCATCGCGCTGCTGATGCGCAACACCGTGCAGGCGGCGCGCCAGGCGGCGTGA
- the rny gene encoding ribonuclease Y: MTSDFSFAALLVAVGATGTAAALAFFFIGRWVERRIAARAKATAEALANRILEDARRDAEAFRTSLVVSGKEELAKAREAWEAEVGRRREEIDRIEHRLEEREDILEKKLQVLERRDRELEARHGDVDAAEKRAVAAEAEAQALVAERKRRLEALAGLSAADAKKELVRSIEEEAKADAAALVRNAREQARREAEKEAKKIVALAIQRIAADHTAETTVAAVALPNDEMKGRIIGREGRNIRAFETATGVDVVIDDTPDTVIVSCFDPVRREVARLSLERLIADGRIHPGRIEDVVKNAQADVDRQIQEAGEQAAYEVGVHGLHPEIIKLVGRMRFRTSYGQNMLKHSKEVAWLAGIMAAELKLDVPLAKRGALLHDIGKVLTHESEGTHVQLGVEVATKYGEPAVVINCIAAHHDDVPHESPISVIVQAADAVSGSRPGARREAFESYVKRLTKLEEIASGFDGVEKVYAIQAGREIRVMVTPDRIDDTRASTLAEEMARKIENELQYPGQIRVVVIRETRAVDFAK; this comes from the coding sequence ATGACATCGGATTTCAGTTTTGCCGCGCTCCTCGTCGCGGTTGGTGCGACGGGGACGGCGGCGGCCCTTGCCTTCTTCTTCATCGGGCGGTGGGTCGAGCGGCGGATCGCGGCCAGGGCCAAGGCCACCGCCGAAGCCCTCGCCAACCGCATCCTCGAGGACGCGCGGCGCGACGCCGAGGCGTTCCGCACGTCGCTGGTCGTCTCCGGCAAGGAAGAGCTGGCGAAGGCGCGCGAGGCGTGGGAGGCCGAGGTCGGCCGCCGCCGCGAGGAGATCGACCGCATCGAGCACCGGCTCGAGGAGCGGGAGGACATCCTCGAGAAGAAGCTCCAGGTGCTGGAGCGGCGCGACCGGGAGCTGGAGGCCCGGCACGGCGACGTCGACGCGGCCGAGAAGCGCGCCGTGGCCGCCGAGGCGGAAGCCCAGGCGCTCGTGGCCGAGCGGAAGCGGCGGCTCGAGGCCCTGGCGGGCCTCTCGGCGGCGGACGCCAAGAAGGAACTGGTCCGCAGCATCGAGGAGGAGGCGAAGGCGGACGCGGCCGCCCTGGTGCGCAACGCGCGCGAGCAGGCGCGGCGCGAGGCGGAGAAGGAGGCGAAGAAGATCGTCGCCCTCGCGATCCAGCGCATCGCGGCCGACCACACCGCCGAGACGACGGTGGCGGCGGTGGCGCTGCCGAACGACGAGATGAAGGGCCGGATCATCGGCCGCGAGGGGCGCAACATCCGCGCCTTCGAGACCGCGACCGGCGTGGACGTCGTCATCGACGACACCCCCGACACGGTCATCGTCTCCTGCTTCGACCCGGTGCGGCGCGAGGTGGCCCGGCTGTCGCTGGAGCGCCTGATCGCCGACGGCCGCATCCACCCGGGCCGGATCGAGGACGTGGTGAAGAACGCGCAGGCCGACGTGGACCGGCAGATCCAGGAGGCCGGCGAGCAGGCGGCCTACGAGGTGGGCGTCCACGGCCTGCATCCGGAGATCATCAAGCTGGTGGGCCGGATGCGGTTCCGGACCTCGTACGGCCAGAACATGCTGAAGCACTCGAAGGAAGTGGCCTGGCTGGCCGGGATCATGGCGGCCGAGCTGAAGCTCGACGTCCCGCTCGCCAAGCGCGGCGCGCTGCTGCACGACATCGGCAAGGTGCTGACGCACGAGAGCGAGGGCACCCACGTGCAGCTGGGCGTCGAGGTGGCGACCAAGTACGGCGAGCCGGCGGTGGTGATCAACTGCATCGCCGCCCACCACGACGACGTGCCGCACGAGTCGCCCATCTCGGTGATCGTGCAGGCGGCCGACGCCGTCTCGGGCTCGCGCCCGGGCGCCCGCCGCGAGGCGTTCGAGAGCTACGTCAAGCGGCTCACCAAGCTCGAGGAGATCGCGTCGGGGTTCGACGGGGTGGAGAAGGTGTACGCGATCCAGGCGGGTCGGGAGATCCGGGTGATGGTGACGCCCGACCGGATCGACGACACGCGCGCCTCCACGCTGGCCGAGGAGATGGCGCGCAAGATCGAGAACGAGCTGCAGTACCCCGGACAGATTCGCGTCGTGGTCATCCGGGAGACGCGCGCGGTGGATTTTGCGAAGTGA